One region of Hemitrygon akajei unplaced genomic scaffold, sHemAka1.3 Scf000045, whole genome shotgun sequence genomic DNA includes:
- the LOC140720573 gene encoding N-acetyllactosaminide beta-1,3-N-acetylglucosaminyltransferase 3-like: MGGHRRFYEKVVPGVLITLGLFFMFWDNDKRRETDDLAETFHRKDLPKVVTADATKSVLKPKCHANTTLLHLSSFHQEKEHIKNFLMYKHCREFNMIQNVPDKCGGREGSQNVFLLLVIKSHPFHQDRREMWISEFYPSAKFIFNGDDDVFANTDNMVDYLLGMKVHQHLFVGRLIYGFGPKRQKSSKYYVPEIVTTIKSYPPYIGGGGILMSVYTAHIIYHIAQDLELYPIDDVFLGMCLAKAGLAPHSHSGFRTAGIRVPSTQDDSFNPCYYRELLLVHRFRPFELLLMWDAVHDANLKCVHASQKSASTERTA, encoded by the exons ATGGGAGGACATCGGCGATTCTATGAGAAAGTAGTGCCGGGTGTTCTGATTACTCTTGGATTGTTCTTCATGTTCTGGGATAATGACAAACGTCGTGAGACTGATGATCTTGCAGAAACCTTTCATCGCAAAGATCTGCCCAAGGTTGTTACTGCTGATGCAACTAAATCAGTGCTCAAGCCAAAGTGCCACGCGAACACGACATTGCTGCACCTGTCCTCATTTCATCAAGAGAAAGAGCACATAAAAAACTTCTTGATGTATAAACACTGTCGAGAATTTAACATGATTCAAAATGTCCCAGACAAATGTGGTGGTCGAGAAGGATCTCAGAATGTCTTCCTGCTCCTGGTGATCAaatctcaccctttccaccaggATCGGCGTGAAATG tggatCAGTGAATTTTACCCCAGTGCTAAATTCATCTTCAATGGAGATGATGATGTCTTTGCCAACACCGATAACATGGTTGATTACTTGCTAGGCATGAAGgttcaccaacacctgtttgtgggCCGTCTCATTTATGGGTTTGGGCCCAAACGCCAGAAGTCGAGCAAGTATTATGTGCCAGAAATAGTGACCACCATCAAGTCGTACCCACCATACATTGGTGGAGGGGGCATACTTATGTCTGTGTATACAGCTCATATCATTTACCACATAGCCCAAGACCTTGAACTataccccattgatgatgtatttTTGGGGATGTGTCTGGCCAAGGCTGGACTAGCCCCACACTCCCATAGCGGATTCAGGACAGCTGGAATCAGGGTTCCTTCAACCCAAGATGACTCTTTCAATCCTTGCTATTACCGTGAGTTGCTGCTAGTGCACCGTTTTCGGCCTTTCGAACTGCTACTGATGTGGGATGCGGTGCATGATGCCAATCTGAAGTGTGTTCATGCTTCCCAGAAGTCTGCATCCACGGAAAGGACCGCATGA